The segment GAGCCGCCTGCAGCCCCCGAAGATGCCCTGTTTGCCCCGGTGGACTACGAGATCGTGGAGGAGCGGACGGACGATCTAGATCTCGGTGACGATGCCCCCTTCCTGGGCGACGATCATGAGTGAGGGTGGCGACCCGGCGAGCCAGGTTGGCAAGCCGGTGCGACGGCGCGGTTCGCGCCGCGTCGTCATGGTCTCGGAGGTGGATGCCAAGCGGATCGCGGCAGGCGAATTCGCCTCGGCCGAAGAGGCCCTGCACGCCACCGACGCCCGACAGCCCGGCGCGTCTTGCTCGCGGCCGGCCAAAACCGTGGCGGCTGAGGGAGGCGAACAGTGCGAGCGCAAGACCGGTGAGCGCGCTCCACGCCAGCCCAAGCCTGACCAGCAACGCCGGCAGGCCACGCCCCGGCTCAGTCTTCATGACCAGGAGATTCTCAACGAGGTGCCCCCACATTTTGGCAAGCTCTAATCGCTGATGGGCCCAGAGAGCACGGCGTGCAGGGGAGCGCGGGTGGACGCGCCGATGACCTTGTCGATGTCTCGCTCGGGCACGGCTAGGTAGAACACGCGTGTGTCCTCGGTACTACCCAAGAACGTGCTGGTGCCCTTTTCCTGAGCGATGCCGGCAACGAGGACATCCCGGGCGACCAAGGTGGCGGCGCCGTCTGTGAACTCGTCGGGCGGGCTGTAAAGATTGACGGTCACGCCGGGTTGGACGATGCCGAGGCCCCCGGCGTCGGCGACGGGGAGCGCCGCGATTACGGTTCCCTTAGGTGCGCGGCTGAGGAACTCGGAGGAGAGCAGGTTCGAGGTCAGGACGGGGGCGCCCTCGGCGACGGGTGTGACCACGAATTCGCCTATCACAAGCTCCGCCTCCCGCGCGACGTCGGGGAGGTCCTCGGCGAGCATGATAACCTGCACGTCGCCGTCCTGGACCCGTTCGCCCCCGGAAAGGGGCCGCGCCGCGACGACCGTGGAAAATGATGCCTCCTGCTTCTCCGGCACGAGTGCCTGGATTGCGAGCACCGCGAATAGTGCCACGCCGACCCACCTCCAGCGCCACATGAGGGCCCGGATGGGGGAGGTGCGGGACGATGAGGGTGCGCGCGTTATCTTTGCCATGCACCGATTGTGCCAAGCCGCCCCGCGCGAACCGCCCGCGTCATCGGGCAAATGTGGATGACGGCGTCGTTAGCGAATCAGTGGAAAAGTCTTTCCGGCGGCGTCGGTGGCAAGAACCTCGGTGGGAAAAATGACGTACGGGACGCGCACGTCCATATCATCTTGGGGAATCGGCACGTCCAGGAACTCCTCAGGGAAGATCATCGCGCCCACCGCAGCCTGCTGGTTCGTCTGCTTGAGGGCCCGGTCGTACCAGCCGCCGCCCTGCCCGAGTCGCTCGCCGCTACGCGAAATCGCCAGTGCCGGAATGATCATCGCATCCACAGCCGACAGGATCGAGTTGTCGAAGGCTTCACCCGCGGGCTCCGGCGGGCGTCCCGGCGCCATGTTCACCAGCTCCGTGCCCGGTTCGAAGTATCCCCAGGCGCGCGAAAGCCCGGGGCCGAGCTTCGGCAGGAGGATGCGCTTGCCGGCGTCGTGAAGTGCGCAAAGGATGCGTTCGGTGGAGGGTTCGTTCTTCGTCGACACGTAGCACGCCACCAGCTCGCGCTCTCCCACGAAATCCAAAACGGTGGGTACCCAGACTTCCGCGAGCTCGGCCAGCTTGCGTTTGGGGCGCTGCGTGCGGTGCTCGCGGACCGCGGCACGCAGAACCTGCTTGGCTTCCTCGACATCCACGTCGGACAGGTCGGGAATGCTCAACGGCGAGATTGACATACCTATATTCTTCCACGAAAGGAAGATGTGCCCGGCGAGGCTACGCTCTTGGGTAAACTGGTCTCAATCTAGAGGAGGCCCGATGAAGTCTGTTGCCGACCACCTTGCAGAATGCCTCGCGGTGGCCCAGCCGTTACCGCCCTTCGCCGTCGCGCTTGGCGACGCCGTGGGTTGCGTTCTTGCCGAGGACGTGCGTTCGCTTGTGGACGTTCCGCAGGCGGACCTCGCCGCGCGGGATGGGTACGCGGTGCGGGTCGCCGACGTCGACGGTGCCAGCCGCGACGATCCCGTCACCTTGCCGATGCTGGAGGAGGTTCGCGCCGATACCGTGGATCCTACGGCGATGGTGGAGCGTACGGCGGTGCGGATCTCGTCGGGAGCGGTGCTACCCGCAGGCGCGGACGCGGTGATCCCGATCGAGGACACCGACCAGGGCCGGGCCGAGGTGCGCTTCTTCGCCGGCACACGGACCGGGGAGAATATCCGCCGCCAATCCGAGGATTTCTCTGCCGGCGACGTGCTCCTGCGGGCGGGCGTGCGTATCGGGGCGCGCCAGATCGCGGTGCTCGCCTCGGCGGGGCACTCGACTGTCATGGTTCACCCCGCACCGCGCGTGGTCGTCATGGCGATCGGCGATGAACTACAAGAACCCGGCATGCCCGCGCGCCGGGGCAAAATCTACGACGCGAACTCCCACGCCCTTTCGAGCGCGATTCGCGACGCCGGGGCGGAGGTCTTCCGGGTCGGTGGCGTGACGGACGACAAGCGGGAGTTGCGTGAACTCCTCGAGGACCAACTGGTCCGCGCCGACATCATCATCACCACCGGTGGCCTGTCCTACGGCGGCGGCGACACGCTGAAGGAGGTGCTCTCCCCGCTGGGGACGGTTCGCTTCGACAACGTGGCGATGGCCCCCGGGCGCCAGCTCGGTGTGGGGCGCTTGGAAGAGGAGACCACGGTGTTTTGCCTGCCCGGTTCGCCGGTGGCGGCGATGACGGCCTTCGAGGTCTTCATCCGCCCGGCGCTTCGCCACATGGCCGGTTACACGTCGATTCAGCGGCGCTCGATCCGCGCCGTCGTGGAGAAGGGCTGGGAGTCGCCGCAGGGGCTGCGGGAGTTTGTCCGGGCGCGCGTCGTCGGCAATCCACACGACGGTTATCGAGTTGAGCCGCTGGGCGACCCGGGTCGCCCACTGTTGACCGCGCTGGCGACCGCGAATTGTCTGGCGGTTGTGCCGGAGGAGCAACGCGCGGTGCAGGTGGGCGACACGCTCGAATGCGTCGTGTGGGAGCGTTAGTCGTAGCGTCGGACGCGCCACGAGCGGCGTGATAAAAGTGGCTGGTGTGGCTGCAGTGAAGGATGTCTGGAATAGCGTGAATCCGCGCTATTCCAGGGGTAGGAGCAACACGCCAGTGCCGGTTCGCCGCGCCCTTCCCTCATTCGTCATAGCGTGGGAATATGGGTATCGAAGGGGCGGTTCTCGCCGTTGGAACGCTGTTCCTTTTGGTGTATGTCGTCCCTCAGATTACCCGCAGGAGAGCCGTTTTCGCGGACGCACCAATCGAGGAACGATACTCAGCTAACCTGAGGCTCATCACCGAGAGGACTCTCACGCAGGAAAGTGGCGATCACGGAAAGATCTTTACGACGGAGCGAACAATGAGCACACCGACCCGACCGAGCGGCACCCGCGGTCCCGACGCGGCCAAGATGCGTGCGATCGCCCGCGACCGTTCGCGTGCTCGCGCCCGAATTGCCCGCCGTGGCGCCTACCAGCAGCGCGCACTCGTGGGTGGTGCCGTCCTCGCAACCGTGGCCCTGGGCTTGTGGATTGCGGCCGGCATGACCTCCCTCGCCCCCGGCTACGCCATCGCGGCGACGGCGGTAGGCGGGCTCTACCTCCTCGGCGTCGGATACATGGTCTCCACGTGGTCCGTCCTCAACGCGGGCGACGAGGAACGCATCACCAAAGCGAACAAGGTGCTCCGGCGGTCGATCCGCACGACGTCGAAATCGCAGCGCGAGACCACGCTGACCGGCGCGGATACGGCGGCCGAAGCGCCGGCGAAGGTTGAGGCGGAGGTGGGCAGCGCCGCACCCAAGGCTGAAGTTGAGGAAGAAGCGGTGAGCGCTGTCGCGATTGAGGCGGCGACAGAGCCGACCGCGCGCCCCGGTGAGGCGGTCAAGCCTGCCCGGAAGCCGGCCCGCCTGACGCGGGCTACACACCCGCGTGCCGACGTCGTGAAGAATACCGAGCCCCTTGAGGAGCGCCCGGCGGCCGACGTCCCGTCGTACACGCTCAAGGCCATGCGCCGCACGGTCAAGCCGTACGAGGCGCCCGAGGCGCCTACGGCCGACGTGCCCTTCCGCCCCACGCGGATCGGCGAACGGATCGGGGATGCCCCTCTCGAGGAGGCGAACCCGGCTCGTGCCGTCACCGGTCAGGAGGAGCTCCGCTCCGACGTGCTCGGTGGCGGATCGACGCTTGATGCGTTGCTTGACCGCCGTCGCGCATGACACGCGCATGAGCGCCGTCGCCTTTATCCACGGACACGCACACACCCCCGAGGTGTGGCGGGCCGTCGCTGACCACCTGCCTCCCGCCTGGGCAGTCGTGGCGCCGGACCTGTTCAGCGTCGCCCGCGTCGGGTTCGACGCGGGCGCCCACCGCCACGCCATGGCCGCCCAGATCAACCGCGACCTGGCGCTGATGGGGCTTGAGGAGCCCGTGCTCGTGGTCTCTGAAGGGCTGGGCGCGATCCCCGCCATCCACTACGCCCTCGAGCATCCGGGCCGGGTGGCCGGACTCTTCGTCTCCGGGCCGCGGCTGTCCCTGAAGCGTGGGGACTCAATGCGGCTCCAGGTCAGCGCGGCCCTGCGGCGGAAGAGTCCCACGTCCGCCACCTCCGAGCAGGTGGGGACGTACTTGGCGGGGCTTGTCGGGCTGGACGAGCACGATGCGGCGACGCAGATGGACGTGCCGCGCGTCGCCATCGCGGGGGAGAAGGACAGTGCCGGGACGCGCGAGGCCGCGGCGCTCAAGGGTGCCGGCTGGGAACACGACGTCGTCCTGCAGGCCTCCGAGGACTGGTACGCCTACGCTCCCGGCGCCTTCGCCGCCCGGGTTGCCGAGTTTGCCGCCACGCACGGTCTTTAGTGAGCTACTTTACGGTTATGGGCGGGCGAAC is part of the Trueperella abortisuis genome and harbors:
- a CDS encoding molybdopterin molybdotransferase MoeA, with amino-acid sequence MKSVADHLAECLAVAQPLPPFAVALGDAVGCVLAEDVRSLVDVPQADLAARDGYAVRVADVDGASRDDPVTLPMLEEVRADTVDPTAMVERTAVRISSGAVLPAGADAVIPIEDTDQGRAEVRFFAGTRTGENIRRQSEDFSAGDVLLRAGVRIGARQIAVLASAGHSTVMVHPAPRVVVMAIGDELQEPGMPARRGKIYDANSHALSSAIRDAGAEVFRVGGVTDDKRELRELLEDQLVRADIIITTGGLSYGGGDTLKEVLSPLGTVRFDNVAMAPGRQLGVGRLEEETTVFCLPGSPVAAMTAFEVFIRPALRHMAGYTSIQRRSIRAVVEKGWESPQGLREFVRARVVGNPHDGYRVEPLGDPGRPLLTALATANCLAVVPEEQRAVQVGDTLECVVWER
- a CDS encoding 5-formyltetrahydrofolate cyclo-ligase, producing the protein MSISPLSIPDLSDVDVEEAKQVLRAAVREHRTQRPKRKLAELAEVWVPTVLDFVGERELVACYVSTKNEPSTERILCALHDAGKRILLPKLGPGLSRAWGYFEPGTELVNMAPGRPPEPAGEAFDNSILSAVDAMIIPALAISRSGERLGQGGGWYDRALKQTNQQAAVGAMIFPEEFLDVPIPQDDMDVRVPYVIFPTEVLATDAAGKTFPLIR
- a CDS encoding SAF domain-containing protein; the encoded protein is MAKITRAPSSSRTSPIRALMWRWRWVGVALFAVLAIQALVPEKQEASFSTVVAARPLSGGERVQDGDVQVIMLAEDLPDVAREAELVIGEFVVTPVAEGAPVLTSNLLSSEFLSRAPKGTVIAALPVADAGGLGIVQPGVTVNLYSPPDEFTDGAATLVARDVLVAGIAQEKGTSTFLGSTEDTRVFYLAVPERDIDKVIGASTRAPLHAVLSGPISD
- a CDS encoding alpha/beta fold hydrolase, producing the protein MSAVAFIHGHAHTPEVWRAVADHLPPAWAVVAPDLFSVARVGFDAGAHRHAMAAQINRDLALMGLEEPVLVVSEGLGAIPAIHYALEHPGRVAGLFVSGPRLSLKRGDSMRLQVSAALRRKSPTSATSEQVGTYLAGLVGLDEHDAATQMDVPRVAIAGEKDSAGTREAAALKGAGWEHDVVLQASEDWYAYAPGAFAARVAEFAATHGL